The Mycolicibacterium aichiense region CTGGCCGACAACCCGGACATCGAGGCGCTGACCGCGCGCGCCGACGAGTGCTGGGAGGAGATCCAGACGCTGATGACGCGGCGAGGGGCCATCCAGACCCGCCGCGACGACCTGGACGCCCGGCGCACCCAGCTGCTGGAACTGCAGGACCGGCTGGCTCCCGCGTTCGTCTCCGAACCGCTGACCGAGCTGCTGAACCGCTATGCCGCCCTCGTGCCGGTGGCGTTGGAGGTGCTCAATCCCGAGCCGCACCGCGAGGCGGTGTTCAACACGATCCGGCGCGAGCGCGAGCAACTACGCGAAAGCCGCAGGCGCTCATACGACGAGCTGGCTCGCATCCTGAACACCTTCGACACCGCGTTCCCCGATGCGATTCCCAACGACAGCGACGTCTTCGACGAGCGGGTGCACGACTACGTGGCGCTGTGCCGGCATATCGACGAGCGCGAACTGCCCGAGGCCTACGAGCGGATGATGCGCCTGGTCACCGAGCAGGCGCCTGATGCGATCCTGACCCTGCACCGGGTGGCCGAGCAGGAGGCACGGCGCATCAGCGAGCAGATCGACCGGGTCAACACCGGTCTGGGTGCGGTCGAGTTCAACAGCGGCACCCGGCTGACGCTGCGGGCCACGCCGCGCAGCCTGACCGCGGTGGCGGAGCTGACCGAGATCGTTCGGGCGATCTCGCGGCGCATTGCCGAGGTGGGTCTGGGCGACAAGCAGGCGATCCTCGATCAATATGCCGACATCCTGCGGCTGCGCAACCGGCTGGCGTCGACGGCGCCGGAGGACAAGGCGTGGACCCGTGACGCACTCGACGTTCGCAACAGGTTCACCTTCGACTGCGCCGAGTGGGATGTCCGCACCGAAGAGCTCATCCGCACACACAGCAACGCGGGCGACAACTCCGGTGGCGAGCAGGAGAAGCTGATGGCGTTCTGTCTTGCCGGGGCTTTGAGCTTCAACCTGGCCAGCCCCGAGAGTTCCGACAACAAACCGGTTTTCGCGCAGCTGATGCTCGACGAAGCGTTCTCGAAGTCGGACCCGCAGTTCGCTCAGCAGGCGCTGCAGGCGTTCCGCAAGTTCGGTTTCCAGCTCGTCATCGTGGCCACAGTGCAGAACGCCACCACGATCCAGCCCTACATCGACAGCGTGATCATGGTGTCCAAGACCGAGGCCTCCAGCCGCAACGCGCGCCCGGTGGCGACCGTGGTCTCCAAGACGATCTCGGACTTCACGACCTTGCGTGCCGAGATGCGGAGTTCGGCAGCGCGCGAACGGGTGCCGGCCGGGGTGTAGCGGTCACAGCCCGCACGGGTCGTGCACTCGAGCGAGCAGTGCGTGCGGACGGACGAACGCGAGCGCTGACCGCGTGGCTCGTCGCTGCCGGTGCCGTGTGTCGCACCGGCGCCGGCGTGTACGGCGTCGGTGGGCCGTAGGGATCGATCGCGCCGGCGTACACCGGTGGGCCACCGACCCCGTAAGTGCCTTGAGGCGCCGTGTGGAACGGCCTGTTCGCCGAGTCGCCGGTGACCATGGCGATTCCGTTGTCCCATCCGGTCGGTATCGCCGCCACGAAGTTGATGGCCGTCTTGATCAGATTCGGGCTGTAGAGATACTGGGCCGGGGTCGGCCGGCCCGGATTGATCGTGCGGTCATAGCCCGCTTCCACCAGAACCCGCAACGGTGGGTCGAGTGTGGCCGCGATCGGCGGGCCGATGATCGGAATCTGCTCCAGTGGCATCAGAAGTGGGAGGGTCTGCGCGGGAATCAGATAGTAGGTCGTGTCCTGCTGCTGGCCTTGGAGTTCAACTGTGGTGGCGGAGAAATACGCCGTTTCAGGATGGAAGTACAGGAAGCCGAGTGCGACGTTGAGATCGGCCACCACGTTGAACGGGTTGGTCGGAAAATCCGATACCGGATCATATTGCCGCGCAACGTCAACCGTTGTCAGTGGCGTGGGCTGCGGGGAATTGGTGGTCATCGCACCGTCGAACGTCACGCCGAACACCGGCAGGTGGGCGCCGACGAATCGTTCGAGGATTCCGCCGTTGGGCCGGTTCGGATTGGATGTGACGACGAAGCCGACTGTTTCGCCGGGCGGCGGATGGGCGATCAGATCGTACTTCTCTTTGGCGGCGACCGTCGCACTCTGCGAGTACCCGTACACCACGTAGGACGTGTCGGCCACGGTGCGAGGGCCCGTCGTAGTGAACGGCGGTTCCGTTACGGTGCAGGACTTTCCGCGCAAGCATGCATCGAGATTGGCGAGACCGATTGCGACCGATGAGTCGAATGGCATGGCGTGCAGGCCGGTGGCGATGGGAAATTCCTCGGGGGTGTAAACCGCAACGTCGACGCACCCAACGCTACCCCCGGTGCACAGTCCCGACGGCACCACGTACACGCCGTGCGCCTTGTCCACATAGTTCGCGATGTACTGGGCCGAGTCCTGAGGGACGCTGAGCGGGTGGCCGGTGCCGCCCATGATCAGTGCGGTTGCCGCCCAAGCGATTGCGACCGAATTCAGCGGCATCAGCGCCATGAGTAGCGCGCCGCCGAGCGCAATCATCGTGGTGGCGACAGGCCGGCTCGCCTTCTCCATGGCGACCCCCTTCAGTACCACTCAGATCTGACCAGCGCCGCGTCCGGCCGGCTATGGCCTTTGGTCACCACTGCCGCTGACCAACGGCTACTCGCCTCGTCGGGCCGCACCGCAGCAACGCAACGCAAAAAGGCCAGGGGCGCAACGCCCCTGACCTTTTGCGGTTGGTGCCGAGTTACTTCAGGTTGGGCAGGTTCTCCTGGATCGCCGCGACCTGAGCCTTGCCCACGGCCTCGACGAAGTCCTGCGGCACCGGGTTGAGGTCACCGGGCGCGCTGCTGAAGATCGCCACCACGACGGTGCGCTCGACGGTGAAGAGCAACGCGGCCATCGCCGACTTGCCGTCCACCGAGGTGCCGATGGTCACGGTGGCATCCGGGGTGACCGCGGGCAGCGG contains the following coding sequences:
- a CDS encoding PE-PPE domain-containing protein, whose amino-acid sequence is MEKASRPVATTMIALGGALLMALMPLNSVAIAWAATALIMGGTGHPLSVPQDSAQYIANYVDKAHGVYVVPSGLCTGGSVGCVDVAVYTPEEFPIATGLHAMPFDSSVAIGLANLDACLRGKSCTVTEPPFTTTGPRTVADTSYVVYGYSQSATVAAKEKYDLIAHPPPGETVGFVVTSNPNRPNGGILERFVGAHLPVFGVTFDGAMTTNSPQPTPLTTVDVARQYDPVSDFPTNPFNVVADLNVALGFLYFHPETAYFSATTVELQGQQQDTTYYLIPAQTLPLLMPLEQIPIIGPPIAATLDPPLRVLVEAGYDRTINPGRPTPAQYLYSPNLIKTAINFVAAIPTGWDNGIAMVTGDSANRPFHTAPQGTYGVGGPPVYAGAIDPYGPPTPYTPAPVRHTAPAATSHAVSARVRPSARTARSSARPVRAVTATPRPAPVRALPNSASRHARS